One window of Xanthomonas sp. 10-10 genomic DNA carries:
- a CDS encoding PilT/PilU family type 4a pilus ATPase: MSTIDFTSFLKLMAHQKASDLFITSGMPPAIKVHGKISPITQTPLTAQQSRDLVLNVMTPSQREEFEKTHECNFAIGVSGVGRFRVSCFYQRNQVGMVLRRIETRIPTVEELSLPPVIKTLAMTKRGIIIFVGATGTGKSTSLAAMIGYRNQNSTGHIITIEDPIEFVHKHEGCIITQREVGIDTDSWENALKNTLRQAPDVIMIGEVRTREGMDHAIAFAETGHLVLCTLHANNANQAMDRIINFFPEDRRNQLLMDLSLNLKGVVAQQLIPTPDGRGRRVAMEIMLGTPLVQDYIRDGEIHKLKEIMKESTNLGMRTFDQSLFELYQAGEISYEDALRYADSQNEVRLRIKLSQGGDAKTLSQGLDGVEIAEVR, translated from the coding sequence ATGAGCACCATCGACTTCACCTCCTTCCTCAAGCTGATGGCGCACCAGAAGGCGTCGGACCTGTTCATTACCTCCGGCATGCCGCCGGCGATCAAGGTGCACGGCAAGATCAGCCCGATCACGCAGACGCCATTGACCGCGCAGCAGAGCCGCGATCTGGTGTTGAACGTGATGACGCCGTCGCAGCGCGAAGAGTTCGAAAAGACCCACGAGTGCAACTTCGCCATCGGCGTGTCCGGGGTCGGGCGTTTCCGTGTCAGCTGTTTCTACCAGCGCAACCAGGTGGGCATGGTGCTGCGCCGGATCGAGACGCGCATCCCTACGGTCGAAGAGCTGAGCCTGCCGCCGGTGATCAAGACGCTGGCGATGACCAAGCGCGGCATCATCATCTTCGTCGGCGCCACCGGTACCGGCAAGTCGACCTCGCTGGCAGCGATGATCGGTTACCGCAACCAGAATTCCACCGGGCACATCATCACCATCGAAGACCCGATCGAATTCGTGCACAAGCATGAGGGCTGCATCATCACCCAGCGCGAAGTCGGCATCGATACCGACAGCTGGGAAAATGCGCTGAAAAATACCCTGCGCCAGGCGCCGGACGTGATCATGATCGGCGAGGTGCGCACCCGCGAGGGCATGGACCACGCGATCGCCTTCGCCGAGACCGGCCACCTGGTGCTGTGCACGCTGCACGCCAACAACGCCAACCAGGCGATGGACCGCATCATCAACTTCTTCCCGGAAGACCGCCGCAATCAGCTGCTGATGGATCTGTCGCTGAACCTCAAGGGCGTGGTGGCGCAGCAGCTGATTCCGACCCCGGATGGGCGCGGTCGCCGTGTGGCGATGGAGATCATGCTGGGCACGCCGCTGGTGCAGGATTACATCCGCGATGGCGAGATCCACAAGCTCAAGGAGATCATGAAGGAGTCCACCAACCTGGGCATGCGCACCTTCGATCAGAGCCTGTTCGAGCTCTATCAGGCTGGTGAAATCAGCTACGAAGACGCGCTGCGTTACGCCGACTCGCAGAACGAGGTGCGCCTGCGCATCAAGCTCTCGCAGGGCGGCGACGCCAAGACGCTGTCGCAGGGGCTTGATGGGGTGGAGATCGCCGAGGTTCGGTGA
- a CDS encoding YitT family protein — translation MPDDGTVVTSGPLTPPPDSAGTTADDHAYHHSVAEDVQGMVLATLVASLGLAIFAKGGLMIGGMAGVAFLLHYALHWNFGVVFVLVNLPFYWLSVRRMGWEFTLKTFAAVGACGALTDLLPRWAEYARMSTAFAAIVGGALAGLGILFFIRHRGSLGGIGILAVYLQRERGLSAGKVQMSFDAMLMVVAFFVLKPDKVLYSALGALMLSLVLMFNHRPHRYMGV, via the coding sequence TTGCCCGACGACGGCACCGTGGTCACCTCCGGGCCGTTGACGCCACCACCGGATTCGGCGGGGACCACGGCCGACGACCATGCGTATCACCACTCGGTGGCCGAGGACGTGCAGGGCATGGTGCTGGCCACGTTGGTCGCCTCGCTCGGCCTGGCGATCTTCGCCAAGGGCGGGCTGATGATCGGCGGCATGGCCGGCGTCGCCTTCCTGTTGCACTACGCGTTGCATTGGAATTTTGGCGTGGTGTTCGTGCTGGTCAATCTGCCGTTCTACTGGCTGAGCGTGCGCCGCATGGGCTGGGAGTTCACCTTGAAGACCTTCGCCGCGGTCGGTGCCTGCGGCGCCTTGACCGATCTGCTTCCGCGCTGGGCCGAGTACGCGCGCATGAGCACCGCGTTTGCGGCCATTGTCGGCGGCGCGCTGGCCGGGCTGGGCATCCTGTTCTTCATCCGTCACCGCGGCAGCCTGGGCGGAATCGGCATCCTGGCGGTGTACTTGCAGCGCGAACGCGGCTTGAGCGCAGGCAAGGTGCAGATGAGCTTCGATGCGATGCTGATGGTGGTGGCCTTCTTCGTTTTGAAGCCGGACAAGGTGCTGTACTCGGCGCTGGGTGCGCTGATGCTGAGCCTGGTGCTGATGTTCAACCACCGCCCGCACCGCTATATGGGTGTGTGA
- a CDS encoding aspartate carbamoyltransferase catalytic subunit encodes MTTTMQLDSDGRLRHLLTLEGLPRTTLLQLLDRAGQIRDAAVGRVGKRNVLAGTAVCTLFFEPSTRTRSSFHLAAQRLGADVLNFDASTSSTRKGETARDTLKNLEAMGVRGFVVRHPDDGAVQALAEAAGEGTALINAGDGRSAHPTQGLLDMLTLRQAKGTDFSKLKVVIVGDVKHSRVARSDLHALRTLGAGEIRVCGPASLLPDDDMLDGCVVGQDFDAMLEGADALMMLRLQRERMEEGLVPSLEQYHSDYGLTRERLARAGRDAAVLHPGPINRGVEITDEVADGAQSCVLRQVANGVAVRMAVLETLLG; translated from the coding sequence ATGACGACCACCATGCAACTCGATTCGGACGGACGCCTGCGTCACCTGCTCACCCTGGAAGGACTGCCGCGCACGACGCTGCTGCAGCTGCTCGACCGTGCCGGCCAGATCCGCGATGCCGCAGTCGGCCGGGTCGGCAAGCGCAACGTGCTTGCCGGCACTGCGGTCTGCACGCTGTTTTTCGAGCCGTCCACGCGCACGCGCAGCTCATTTCATCTGGCCGCGCAGCGATTGGGTGCGGACGTGCTCAATTTCGACGCGTCCACCTCCTCAACGCGCAAGGGCGAGACCGCTCGCGACACCTTGAAGAATCTCGAGGCGATGGGCGTGCGCGGCTTCGTGGTGCGCCATCCGGACGACGGCGCGGTGCAGGCGCTGGCCGAGGCCGCAGGCGAGGGCACTGCACTGATCAACGCCGGCGACGGACGTAGCGCACATCCGACCCAGGGCCTGCTCGACATGCTGACCCTGCGCCAGGCCAAAGGCACCGATTTTTCCAAGCTCAAGGTCGTGATCGTTGGCGACGTGAAGCATTCGCGCGTTGCGCGTTCGGACCTGCACGCACTGCGCACGCTGGGCGCTGGCGAGATCCGCGTATGTGGCCCGGCGAGTCTGTTGCCCGATGACGACATGCTGGACGGCTGCGTGGTCGGCCAGGATTTCGACGCGATGCTGGAAGGTGCCGACGCCCTGATGATGTTGCGCCTGCAACGCGAACGCATGGAAGAAGGCCTGGTGCCGTCGTTGGAGCAATACCACAGCGACTACGGCCTGACCCGCGAGCGTCTGGCGCGCGCCGGCCGCGACGCCGCGGTGTTGCATCCGGGCCCGATCAACCGCGGCGTGGAAATCACCGACGAGGTCGCCGACGGCGCGCAATCATGCGTGCTACGTCAGGTCGCCAACGGCGTCGCCGTGCGCATGGCGGTGCTGGAAACCCTGCTGGGTTGA
- a CDS encoding YqgE/AlgH family protein, which yields MSVLPTPLANQLLIALPALSDPTFSRSVALICQHDENGAMGVLVNRPSEYTLGEVLSQMGIDTDDAQLREQIVLSGGPVHPERGFVIHDDAREWDSSLEVGQGVFLTTSRDILEAMAAGEGPRNALVALGCAGWGAGQLEFELGENSWLTAPSDANVLFATALEDRWQTAAGRIGVDLFRLTDYSGHA from the coding sequence ATGTCTGTTTTGCCCACGCCTCTGGCCAACCAACTGCTGATCGCGCTTCCGGCGCTGTCCGACCCCACCTTTTCGCGCAGCGTCGCGCTGATCTGCCAGCACGACGAGAACGGCGCAATGGGCGTGCTGGTCAACCGGCCATCGGAGTACACGCTGGGCGAAGTGCTGTCGCAGATGGGCATCGACACCGACGACGCGCAGCTGCGCGAGCAGATCGTGCTCAGTGGCGGGCCGGTGCACCCGGAGCGCGGCTTTGTGATCCATGACGATGCGCGCGAATGGGATTCCAGCCTGGAAGTGGGGCAGGGCGTGTTCCTGACCACCTCGCGCGACATTCTGGAAGCCATGGCCGCCGGCGAAGGCCCGCGCAATGCGCTGGTGGCGCTCGGCTGCGCGGGCTGGGGGGCGGGCCAGCTGGAGTTCGAATTGGGCGAAAACAGCTGGCTGACCGCGCCATCGGATGCCAACGTGCTGTTCGCCACCGCGCTGGAAGATCGCTGGCAGACCGCCGCCGGGCGCATCGGTGTGGACCTGTTCCGGCTCACGGATTATTCCGGGCATGCCTGA
- a CDS encoding PhzF family phenazine biosynthesis protein, protein MTTRRFLQLDVFSARPGSGNPLAVVLDAQGLDDAAMQAIARWTKLPETTFVFPAADAHSSYRLRMFSPQKEVPFAGHPSVGTAHAVLDAGQAAPDDGLLVQDGIAGQLPLRVEQIDGHRSIAIRTPRARVAEQVDVDDPRLRDALRGWPLGTLPPALMDGGRTWWVVELASEAALRSLQPDWDAIATLAEATGSMGVFAYARAAQAGSYDLAVRAFVGNGRRFEDAASGAANAVLAAWLDSRHALPGRDRRYVVSQGREIGFDALLELRIDSNGDVWSGGQVQTVIRGTLDWG, encoded by the coding sequence ATGACCACCCGCCGTTTCCTGCAACTGGATGTGTTCTCCGCCCGCCCCGGCAGCGGCAATCCGCTGGCGGTGGTGCTGGATGCGCAGGGTCTGGACGATGCGGCCATGCAGGCGATCGCCCGCTGGACCAAGTTGCCGGAAACCACCTTCGTCTTTCCTGCGGCCGATGCGCACAGCAGCTACCGGCTACGGATGTTTTCGCCGCAAAAAGAGGTCCCGTTCGCCGGACACCCCAGCGTGGGCACGGCGCATGCGGTGCTCGACGCCGGGCAGGCCGCGCCGGACGATGGCCTGCTGGTGCAGGACGGCATTGCCGGGCAGTTGCCGCTGCGCGTTGAGCAGATCGATGGCCACCGCAGCATTGCCATCCGCACGCCGCGCGCACGCGTTGCCGAACAGGTGGACGTCGACGACCCGCGGCTGCGCGATGCGCTGCGCGGCTGGCCGCTCGGCACCCTGCCGCCTGCGTTGATGGATGGGGGGCGCACCTGGTGGGTGGTGGAACTGGCCAGTGAAGCGGCATTGCGCAGCCTGCAACCGGACTGGGATGCGATCGCGACACTGGCCGAAGCCACCGGCAGCATGGGTGTATTCGCCTACGCGCGTGCCGCTCAGGCAGGCAGCTACGATCTGGCGGTGCGCGCCTTTGTCGGCAACGGCCGGCGTTTCGAAGATGCGGCCTCCGGTGCGGCCAATGCCGTGCTCGCGGCCTGGCTGGACAGCCGCCACGCGCTGCCCGGCAGAGACCGGCGTTACGTGGTCAGCCAGGGCCGCGAGATCGGCTTCGATGCGCTGCTGGAACTGCGTATCGACAGCAACGGCGACGTGTGGTCGGGCGGCCAGGTACAGACGGTGATTCGCGGGACCTTGGACTGGGGCTGA
- a CDS encoding YggS family pyridoxal phosphate-dependent enzyme: protein MPASSLQQILDAIHAAAAEHARADVRLLAVSKTKPADAVAALAAQGQRAFGENYVQEAQAKITALRELGLEWHLIGHLQSNKADIASQCFDWVQTVDRAKLIPLLARHRPDDCAPLNVLIQVNIDDEDSKYGCAPDAIDRLADAIALQPRLQLRGLMAIPAPFPEQARRNAAFARMQDLFAQLQQRHRQVDTLSMGMSADFVEAIAAGATMVRVGTALFGARAPSPAASA, encoded by the coding sequence GTGCCGGCTTCGTCGCTGCAGCAGATTCTCGATGCCATCCATGCCGCAGCAGCCGAGCATGCGCGTGCCGACGTCCGCTTGCTGGCGGTGTCCAAGACCAAGCCGGCCGATGCCGTCGCCGCGTTGGCTGCGCAAGGCCAGCGCGCCTTCGGCGAAAACTACGTGCAGGAAGCGCAGGCCAAGATCACCGCGTTGCGCGAGCTGGGGCTGGAATGGCACCTGATCGGCCACCTGCAATCCAACAAGGCCGATATCGCTAGCCAATGTTTCGACTGGGTGCAGACCGTGGACCGCGCCAAGTTGATCCCGCTGCTGGCGCGCCATCGCCCGGACGACTGCGCGCCATTGAACGTGCTGATCCAGGTCAATATCGACGATGAGGACAGCAAGTACGGGTGCGCCCCCGACGCCATCGACCGCCTGGCCGACGCCATCGCACTGCAGCCGCGGCTGCAATTGCGCGGCCTGATGGCGATCCCGGCACCGTTCCCGGAACAGGCAAGACGCAATGCGGCGTTCGCGCGCATGCAGGACCTGTTCGCGCAGCTGCAGCAGCGCCATCGGCAGGTGGATACCTTGTCGATGGGCATGAGCGCGGACTTTGTCGAAGCGATCGCGGCCGGGGCCACCATGGTGCGCGTGGGCACGGCGCTGTTCGGTGCGCGCGCTCCCTCGCCCGCTGCCTCCGCCTGA
- a CDS encoding type IV pilus twitching motility protein PilT, with translation MDIAELLAFSVKNKASDLHLSAGLPPMIRVDGDVRRINIPALDHKQVHALVYDIMSDKQRRDYEEFLEVDFSFEIPSLARFRVNAFNQNRGAGAVFRTIPSEVLTLEDLGCPPIFRQLIDQPQGLILVTGPTGSGKSTTLAGMIDYINKNEYGHILTVEDPIEFVHTSQKCLINQREVHRDTHGFNEALRSALREDPDIILVGELRDLETIRLALTAAETGHLVFGTLHTSSAAKTIDRIIDVFPAGEKPMVRSMLSESLRAVISQALLKKVGGGRTAAWEIMVGTPAIRNLIREDKVAQMYSSIQTGQQYGMQTLDQHLQDLVKRSLITRNQAREYAKDKRIFE, from the coding sequence ATGGATATCGCTGAACTATTGGCGTTTTCTGTCAAGAACAAGGCATCGGACCTGCACCTGTCTGCAGGGCTGCCGCCGATGATCCGTGTCGATGGCGATGTCCGTCGCATCAATATTCCGGCGTTGGACCATAAGCAGGTGCACGCGCTGGTGTACGACATCATGTCGGACAAGCAGCGGCGCGATTACGAAGAGTTCCTCGAGGTCGACTTCTCGTTCGAGATTCCCTCGCTGGCGCGCTTCCGCGTCAATGCGTTCAACCAGAACCGTGGCGCTGGTGCGGTGTTCCGCACCATTCCGTCCGAAGTGCTGACGCTGGAAGACCTGGGCTGCCCGCCGATCTTCCGCCAGCTGATCGACCAGCCGCAGGGTCTGATCCTGGTGACCGGGCCGACCGGTTCGGGCAAGTCGACCACGCTGGCCGGCATGATCGACTACATCAACAAGAACGAATACGGCCACATCCTCACCGTCGAGGATCCGATCGAATTCGTGCACACCTCGCAGAAGTGTCTGATCAACCAGCGCGAAGTGCACCGCGATACGCACGGCTTCAACGAAGCGCTGCGCTCGGCCTTGCGCGAAGACCCGGACATCATCCTGGTTGGCGAGTTGCGCGACCTGGAAACCATCCGCCTGGCGCTCACCGCTGCGGAAACCGGTCACCTGGTGTTCGGTACCCTGCACACCAGCTCGGCGGCCAAGACCATCGACCGCATCATCGACGTGTTCCCGGCCGGCGAAAAGCCGATGGTGCGCTCGATGCTGTCCGAATCCCTGCGCGCGGTGATTTCGCAGGCATTGCTCAAGAAAGTGGGCGGCGGGCGTACCGCGGCCTGGGAAATCATGGTCGGCACCCCGGCGATCCGCAACCTGATCCGCGAGGACAAGGTGGCGCAGATGTATTCCTCGATCCAGACCGGTCAGCAGTACGGCATGCAGACGCTGGACCAGCATCTGCAGGACCTGGTCAAGCGTAGCCTGATCACGCGCAACCAGGCCCGTGAATACGCCAAGGACAAGCGGATATTCGAGTGA
- a CDS encoding MFS transporter permease yields the protein MTQGHVVEAASATHDVDDPLAQRWAHDPLALLFAPSNWKLVAMFVASFGAYGGYWFYRNWIALRAITGRPSIWPVWRAGLAPLWVMSCFRLLGQCIGLQGRSRWLFRLSAVVFIALLLLTFSEKSRPFFLVLGWLPIAVVNTRLRRFKRAQGIPEWRRERFTLLSILWLVSGGLLFTLSALAALAIALMQLSR from the coding sequence ATGACGCAGGGACACGTCGTGGAAGCTGCCAGCGCAACGCACGATGTCGACGATCCGCTGGCGCAGCGCTGGGCGCACGATCCGCTGGCGCTGCTGTTTGCGCCCTCCAACTGGAAGCTGGTTGCGATGTTCGTCGCCAGCTTCGGGGCCTACGGCGGCTACTGGTTCTACCGCAACTGGATTGCGTTACGCGCGATTACAGGACGCCCGAGCATATGGCCGGTCTGGCGGGCGGGGCTTGCGCCGCTGTGGGTGATGAGCTGCTTCAGGCTGCTGGGGCAGTGTATTGGACTGCAGGGACGATCCCGCTGGCTTTTCCGGCTGTCCGCAGTGGTCTTCATCGCGTTGTTGCTGCTGACGTTCTCCGAAAAATCGCGCCCGTTCTTCCTGGTGTTGGGCTGGCTGCCGATTGCCGTGGTCAATACGCGGCTGCGACGCTTCAAGCGTGCGCAGGGCATTCCGGAATGGCGCCGCGAGCGTTTCACCCTGCTGAGCATCCTATGGCTGGTCAGTGGCGGACTGTTGTTCACGCTCAGCGCGCTTGCTGCGCTGGCGATTGCGCTGATGCAGCTGAGTCGCTGA
- a CDS encoding OsmC family protein, whose translation MGISRHATAHWEGDLKTGKGQLSTPQSGLMENTRYAFSSRFGDEKGTNPEELIAAAHAGCFTMALSAQLTEAGFPPTSLDTRADVDLSMEGGPQLSQIRLKLKAVVPGIDEAKFRELADTAKKNCPVSKALSAVPISLESEFSN comes from the coding sequence ATGGGTATTTCGCGTCACGCCACCGCTCACTGGGAAGGCGACCTCAAGACCGGCAAGGGTCAGCTCAGCACGCCGCAGAGCGGCTTGATGGAGAACACCCGCTACGCCTTCAGCAGCCGCTTCGGCGACGAGAAGGGCACCAATCCGGAAGAACTCATCGCTGCCGCGCACGCGGGGTGCTTCACCATGGCGCTGTCGGCGCAGCTGACCGAAGCCGGTTTCCCGCCGACCTCGCTGGACACCCGTGCAGACGTCGACCTGTCGATGGAGGGCGGCCCGCAACTGTCGCAGATCCGCCTGAAACTCAAGGCCGTGGTGCCCGGTATCGACGAAGCCAAGTTCCGCGAGCTGGCCGACACCGCCAAGAAGAATTGCCCGGTGTCCAAGGCACTTAGCGCCGTGCCGATCAGTCTGGAAAGCGAATTTTCCAACTGA
- a CDS encoding glycine zipper 2TM domain-containing protein — protein sequence MKTLVLGALVMGLAVAGNATAQRYDSGYRDNDRGGYEDGRYEYARVVRVDPIIVSDSYNERSSERCYNRPSDGYYTSNDGYYRDGGSYGAPNASNRGVASVIGGIAGAVLGSQVGGGNGRLVGTAVGTMAGVAAGRSIYEANHRTYQGNVSVCEPVSYRTTRERVDGYDVTYEYAGRTYHTRSDYNPGDRIRVRVDVRPD from the coding sequence ATGAAAACTCTTGTGCTTGGTGCTCTGGTAATGGGTCTGGCCGTGGCGGGCAATGCAACGGCGCAGCGCTACGACAGCGGCTACCGCGACAACGATCGCGGCGGCTACGAGGACGGCCGTTACGAATACGCGCGCGTCGTACGCGTGGACCCGATCATCGTGTCCGACTCCTACAACGAGCGCAGCAGCGAGCGCTGCTACAACCGCCCTTCCGATGGGTACTACACCAGCAATGATGGCTACTATCGCGACGGCGGCAGCTATGGCGCGCCCAATGCCTCCAACCGCGGCGTCGCCAGCGTGATCGGCGGTATCGCCGGTGCGGTGCTCGGCAGTCAGGTCGGCGGCGGCAACGGACGCCTGGTCGGGACAGCGGTCGGCACCATGGCCGGCGTGGCGGCGGGTCGCTCGATCTACGAAGCCAATCACCGCACCTACCAGGGCAATGTCAGCGTCTGCGAGCCTGTGTCGTACCGCACCACGCGCGAGCGCGTGGATGGCTACGACGTGACGTACGAATATGCCGGCCGCACCTACCACACGCGCAGCGACTACAACCCGGGCGACCGGATCCGTGTACGCGTGGATGTACGCCCCGACTGA
- a CDS encoding DUF4153 domain-containing protein, whose amino-acid sequence MQTPPPHIPGPAETPLPRQTRAFIVLVALLQGGLLYAAEWSSTHTSGPLAALGPRVCWYTLVLTVPSMLLLSVQQLHDRRLWQHVAVVSAVFAALAGWAAWSATGAPGLESHKLLTPFGLSVAAGLFVALPWLQHRQQHGRWRAAYTALFEHAWQNALTLALALLFVGVCWMVLSLWASLFALVNITFFRSLFHQDPFIYLATGTMAGLGILIGRTQHRAVQVMRQILFAICTGLLPLLACIALLFALTLPLTGLQALWQTRSAAAILLCMVFALVLFANAVYQDGRAQPPYPRWLRRVVEAGLLSLPLYAGLAAYAVALRVAQYGWTGERFWGATLTLVAVAYALGYAAAVLRPQRGRWLGHLSSSNIALSWLVIALAVLVNTPMLDPYRIVVGSQTRQLLARTGTVNPDAERDDLEFLRFDNGRRGYQALQSLRATPAFAKDARRSKRLDQVLARQQRWEMEAAPDTLLRARISDPDALRAHLAVATGSKAPAPNWWQALAQGKLDADGCLQPDRECIVSSQDIDGDGQDDALLCEVSDRFGVSCFLYTRDAQGWYEVDTLQSFPKRRQDQEALREAVRHGRLTIHHRRWPDLQFPGAGQMHIAPPGTARIREQRP is encoded by the coding sequence ATGCAAACGCCCCCGCCCCACATCCCCGGCCCCGCAGAGACGCCGCTCCCGCGCCAGACCCGGGCGTTCATCGTGCTGGTGGCGCTACTGCAGGGCGGGCTGCTGTATGCCGCCGAATGGAGCAGCACCCACACGAGCGGGCCGCTGGCAGCACTGGGGCCACGGGTATGCTGGTACACGTTGGTGCTCACCGTGCCCAGCATGCTGCTGCTCAGCGTGCAGCAGTTGCACGACCGCCGCCTGTGGCAACACGTTGCTGTAGTCAGCGCCGTGTTCGCCGCATTGGCTGGCTGGGCGGCCTGGAGCGCCACCGGCGCGCCCGGCCTGGAAAGCCACAAGCTGCTGACGCCATTCGGGCTGAGCGTGGCGGCCGGGCTGTTTGTCGCACTGCCGTGGCTGCAACATCGCCAGCAGCATGGCCGCTGGCGCGCGGCGTACACCGCACTGTTCGAGCATGCATGGCAAAACGCCCTGACGTTGGCGCTTGCCCTGCTGTTCGTGGGCGTGTGCTGGATGGTGCTGTCGCTGTGGGCCTCGCTGTTTGCGCTAGTGAACATCACCTTTTTCCGCAGCCTGTTCCACCAAGATCCCTTCATCTACCTGGCCACCGGCACCATGGCCGGCCTGGGCATCCTGATCGGGCGCACCCAGCATCGCGCGGTGCAGGTGATGCGGCAGATCCTGTTCGCGATCTGCACCGGCCTGTTGCCGCTGCTGGCCTGCATCGCGTTGCTGTTTGCACTGACCTTGCCGCTGACCGGGCTGCAGGCGTTGTGGCAGACGCGGTCGGCCGCGGCCATCCTGTTGTGCATGGTGTTCGCGCTGGTGCTGTTCGCCAATGCGGTCTATCAGGACGGCCGCGCACAGCCGCCTTACCCGCGCTGGCTGCGCCGCGTGGTCGAGGCTGGTTTACTCAGCCTGCCACTGTATGCCGGCTTGGCTGCGTACGCGGTGGCCCTGCGCGTGGCCCAATACGGCTGGACCGGCGAGCGTTTCTGGGGAGCAACCCTGACCCTGGTGGCAGTCGCTTATGCGCTGGGCTACGCAGCTGCGGTGCTGCGTCCGCAACGCGGACGCTGGCTGGGCCATCTTTCCAGCAGCAATATCGCCTTGTCGTGGCTGGTGATCGCACTGGCGGTACTGGTCAATACGCCGATGCTGGATCCTTACCGCATCGTTGTCGGCAGTCAGACACGGCAGCTACTTGCGCGCACCGGCACAGTGAACCCGGATGCCGAGCGTGATGATCTGGAATTCCTGCGCTTCGACAATGGCCGGCGCGGCTATCAGGCACTCCAGTCGCTGCGCGCCACACCCGCCTTTGCCAAAGATGCCAGGCGCAGCAAACGGCTGGATCAAGTGCTTGCACGCCAGCAGCGCTGGGAGATGGAAGCCGCGCCAGACACTTTGCTCCGCGCACGCATCAGCGACCCGGATGCACTGCGCGCGCATCTAGCCGTTGCGACGGGCAGCAAGGCTCCCGCCCCGAACTGGTGGCAGGCATTGGCACAAGGCAAGCTCGACGCTGACGGCTGCCTACAGCCCGATCGCGAATGCATTGTCAGCAGCCAGGACATCGATGGCGATGGCCAGGACGACGCGCTGCTGTGCGAGGTTTCGGATCGCTTTGGCGTCAGCTGTTTTCTGTACACGCGTGACGCACAAGGGTGGTACGAGGTGGACACGCTACAGAGCTTCCCTAAACGCCGTCAGGATCAGGAAGCGCTGCGCGAGGCGGTGCGTCACGGCCGCCTGACCATCCACCATCGACGCTGGCCGGATTTACAGTTTCCCGGCGCCGGGCAGATGCACATCGCGCCGCCGGGTACTGCACGCATACGGGAGCAACGACCATGA
- the ruvX gene encoding Holliday junction resolvase RuvX, whose protein sequence is MPEACAIRSDGTVLGFDVGSRRIGVAVGTALGAGARAVAVINVHANGPDWVALDRVHKEWRPNGLVVGDPLTLDDKDQPARKRAHAFARQLRARYALPVVLIDERSSSVEAAQRFARERADGRKRRRDADALDAMAAAVIVERWLAAPDQATLLP, encoded by the coding sequence ATGCCTGAGGCGTGCGCAATCCGCTCCGACGGCACGGTGCTGGGCTTCGACGTGGGGTCGCGCCGGATCGGCGTGGCGGTCGGTACCGCATTGGGTGCCGGTGCGCGTGCAGTCGCGGTCATCAATGTGCATGCCAACGGCCCGGACTGGGTCGCGCTGGATCGCGTGCACAAGGAGTGGCGGCCAAACGGCCTGGTGGTTGGCGACCCGCTCACGCTGGACGACAAGGATCAACCCGCACGCAAGCGCGCGCATGCCTTCGCCCGGCAGTTGCGCGCGCGCTATGCGTTGCCGGTCGTCCTGATCGACGAGCGCTCCAGTTCGGTCGAAGCCGCGCAGCGGTTCGCGCGCGAACGCGCCGATGGGCGCAAGCGCCGCCGCGATGCCGACGCGCTGGACGCCATGGCGGCGGCCGTGATCGTCGAGCGCTGGTTGGCCGCGCCCGACCAAGCCACTCTTCTCCCTTGA
- a CDS encoding DNA-3-methyladenine glycosylase I, giving the protein MSGYCSIAPGHPVHGHYHDHEYGFPQREERELFERLVLEINQAGLSWETILRKRGNFQQAYDGFDVDTVAAYGQADVARLMSDAGIIRNRLKILAAIHNAQVIQTLRRSHGSFAQWLDAQHPLDKPAWVKLFKKTFRFTGGEITGEFLMSLGYLPGAHHAQCPVFKRIAKLKPAWMQVK; this is encoded by the coding sequence ATGAGCGGCTACTGCAGCATCGCGCCCGGCCACCCGGTACACGGGCATTACCACGACCACGAATATGGGTTCCCGCAGCGCGAAGAACGCGAACTGTTCGAACGCCTGGTGCTGGAAATCAATCAGGCCGGATTGAGTTGGGAAACCATCCTGCGCAAACGCGGCAATTTCCAGCAGGCCTACGACGGGTTCGACGTGGATACCGTCGCGGCCTACGGGCAGGCCGACGTTGCGCGCCTGATGAGCGACGCCGGCATCATCCGCAACCGCCTCAAGATCCTGGCCGCCATCCACAATGCGCAGGTCATCCAGACCTTGCGCCGTTCGCATGGCAGTTTTGCGCAATGGCTGGATGCGCAGCATCCGCTCGACAAGCCGGCCTGGGTCAAACTGTTCAAGAAGACCTTTCGCTTCACCGGCGGCGAAATCACCGGCGAATTCCTGATGAGCCTGGGCTACCTGCCCGGCGCACATCATGCGCAATGCCCGGTGTTCAAACGGATCGCCAAACTCAAGCCGGCCTGGATGCAGGTGAAATAA